The Magallana gigas chromosome 6, xbMagGiga1.1, whole genome shotgun sequence genome includes the window tttttacattttcaattctTCAAATTGtgtgcaataaaaaaaactggatAAGCCTTAGATAAAAAGTTTAATAGTAAGAGCACTGGATCCAAAATGAGAAAGAGATGACGTGTTTCTAATGTACTCCTTAGCATATATAGATCTTCAAATAAGGGCAACATTCAGTAGGGTTTCTGGTGACAAAGCCATTATTTAAAAGTGAAGGAGTGTTTTATACAAGAAGTGgttatcatatcatatgtaatGTTCTTATtcatattattcaattaattaaaaaatgtatatctgAAGTAGTGCATCCTCTACATCCAATTGCTAAATCTCGCACACTTTAACACAAATGTTGGAACAGAGGGAATTAATCTTACCCTTTTCTAAGTATTGCTTCATCCGTAAATAATTCAGAATGAGTTCCAGTAATGAGTTCTTGTCCATTTTACTCAAGGCTGACGGTTCATAGGGAAGCAAGTCTATCAGGTTGGCCATTTCTACCGCCTCTTTATCTCGCCGGCCTTGGGCCGCTACCCTCGACTTCTCTGCTCTGTATCAAGATAAGAATATGATCAAACTACCTgtatattaaatgtattatatttccATTATTTTGACCATAATATTAAGTGCTATTGATTCATATATTGTGAGATATAGCTAAGTCATTAAGTCTTATTCAATTACAGACTGGACATTAGTTTTATCATTATTTGCAGGCATCCAATAATCATTTAGCTCAGATTTATTAATCCATGTCTATTACTGCAATCAATGATAATGAAATGACAATGAAATATCTAGCATTGATCTGTTTCCATCTACTGTAAAGTTAAATAATTTATACTGCTATTAGACAATACATTCAAGAAGGGGGTGTAATGGAATGGctgtattttttaaagcttCATTATTCTTCATAATAGTTCAGTTCATCTCATCATAGATTATGAATTCTACTTTAACTTTCTTTAACTGGTACAAATAGATAGGGCAACAAATTAATCACTTCCTAGTGCAACACATCCAGAGTATGAGTATACACTATGTTTccttatgaaaataatttctatCAGAAAACAGTAAACAATATACTAAGTACTAATGGAGAAGACACAGTACCCTCACTGTTATGGACTGATGCATGAGAGTGTGACAATTATAGTAGTATAGTCTGCTATTGTACTTGTTGGTGTACACACCTTGTTAGTCTCCGGCCCTTGACGCCGGTTTCCATCTTCTCTAAGTGCTCCACATTTTCAATCAGCTGATTGTTGTCCTGTACTGACAACAtctttattctgaaaaattaatatttcctaTTAAGTTTTTGAAAACATAAATGACCAGCAATCAGTGGAAATTGCAACTTTTTCCAGCTTCACTTCCACAAAAATATCATGTacagtacatttacatataattgGATATGCAAGTCTTAAATTAATTGCCAACTTGCATCCACAGACAGCTGACATAATGCTGCTATTCATTAAGTAGTAATTCTTACCTATGGAACCAGCTACTGATTTTCAAATAAGTCTTCAACCCtcttgaatatttttcattttcctctctctctctctctctctctctctctctctctctcactctctctctctctctctcaaaattaaGTGGTATTATGTCAAAAGAATTAAGCTATGTTCATCAAgttcaacaaaaaataatccACGTGCAGCTGGTGCAACacacaactttaaaaaattagataatATCTTACAGAAAAATATGGTAATTTCTATCCAAAGCCCCTTTTTAGATCATGGATTTCAGAAAAGATCAcagattttagaaaaatatcatttagctataaatagatagatatataattCCTTCACACATGTTTACTAAAatgtcaaaaaagaaaaatcaagatTTGGTTCTAAAACTTCATTAGAAAACTGTCAATACATGTagagtttaaacattttattctttCTATATTGTAATAAGCAGCAGCCTAGAAATCactgtaaatatattgtaaCCATGAAgtcataattttatattataatgcGATAAATATAGAGTTACCTTCTAAATTTCATTTTGGTAAACCTGTTCAACTTACAATCATTCACAATATCATGTCTCTCAATAATGCTTAAAGAACCAACTAACAATGATGAACATAGAATAATAATTATCTTATGAAGGGAACCCGTCTCGCTTGAGTGAACACCAATTAACTAGTTATAATGCCAGTCCAGGTGAATTCCGATTAGGTAACCAAATTGTTGCGACAGCAGAATTCTGggacatgtaataaataatacaaacacCAAATCTATTCATATTTCGTCGTTAGAAATTAAATAGGTCATATTTTGACCGACATTGCTCCAACCTAAGATTTGACAGGTGCTCAACACCTATAAAAACACTTACTTTTTGTACACTGACATGTTGATCCTTTATTCACGCGTTCAGCCAAATTTCGATTTCCAGAAATcccaaaataacattttaaggCAATAATCACAAAACaaaagtatcaaaatattttgataaacttttCTCAATCCTCCATTGCTAACATCACAATGACGGCGATTATCCCCAAATCCTTAGTCATGAAAACGTTTGTTTTTGGTACACCTGTACtttattgtgttttttatttcgCGCCATTTTTCTTGAACAAAAAAACCCTCCTGCttgtttaatattataatgtttagttatattatacataattattattACCTATATTGTATAAACTACAGagctaaataaaaaaataattatactttcctgtttatatattcattgtCGAACATGGCAAGTAACATCATTATAAGATTGCTGTTATAATTTGTGTGTAGTATAATTTTTACACTttacaaaatcttcttttttcatTCTGACGAATTAATAGATATTGCATTGGCTGATTCACAATCAGAAACTGTGCCATAGAGCAGATTCGCCGTTGTTGATTGTCCTTTAATTTAGCGTGTTTAGTCAGGGCACTTGAGTTTTGTCTCATATTTACTTGATCCAGAGCTTGATTTTGCTCTCAGTTCCAAAAatttcttcatatcatgatgtccgtatttttcttcattcaaAACAGTATTTGAAATTTATCACAGTTGTAAAAATCACAGGATAAAAATTGAACACTTTGGATAAAGTTTTAAATCtcattaaacaaagaaaaaatagaattttgataaaattgacccgataaaataaaatatatattattaattttataaataatgtcCCCAACATATCAATCAATGACGTGGATTAAATAGCTATCAAAGTTTCTCAATCTGtttaagcattgtttttaaaaggtacacgtatatatacatgtatgttacgaAAAactagataaaatatttttaaactaaatttaaaaaaataataaaaaaaaaaaaccccacaaataATAGATAGACAGATTAATCAAATAATATTCAtgcaatattaaaaaattcattaccATAAGTTTCAACAGTTCAAAGCACATGCATTTTTGTCATAGAAACATGCAGCAGTTTCTTTAatagtttagattttttaaaagttagatTTTGAACTAAAAGCTCTTTCacgaataaaataaaatggaaaaggtatatttttaaGTGCTACAAAAGTTTGGTTATAATATTAACATCAATAAACAATCTCTGCGACTTCTTCTGATTTTAACGACGGTTTATACTTTTGTTTCAACGAAATACTACTGTACATCCACGTCAATGCAGTTAAACATTGTACAagttactattttttttcttctatccAATCGTGGTACAAGTTATTCATAGAAGAAAAATGGCTGCGCCGGTGACAGATTCCGTGCGAGAAAAAGCTTTGGCAGACTATAGAAAGAAGCTTCTAGAACATAAAGAACTAGAGGCTCGATTGAAAGAAAGTATGTTTCAATATCTGAATCGTTTGGTAAATAAAAATCAGTTTAAGTTGAGGTAGAAACAATGAAACCAATATGCTTTGTATGTACTATTTATGCTTTGTCATGTCTCTGTTGCTATATATTGTGTGTTTTCTAAgcacattcttacatgtgtttaTGCTACAAATATTTCTATAGAAAATGCAGATAAATAAGTGAAAGCATTGGAAATGTTCATCTCCATTTACAAGTGGTGCACAGCCCGCTTTTGGGGGTTTTACTCCAATTTTGTGGTCAAGCCACGAACACTCTGCAATGATATCTACCCCATGttataatcataaaataaagTATCTTACTTTAATCAAGAGTACATCACTAATATGTAAActgtgtgaccgttggaccgagcgcagattcaACACAGTActagtgcagtttgatttttatagaacaaaatttatttgaaacgcacacaCTGACAGTATAGGATCTGTCTGAgagcctactcaaatcattagccAAAGTTTAACTCAACGTCGCGTgatcagtctacattatgagtCATGTTTCAGACGTAAGACATACACATTTTGTCTTCGGAAAGTAGAGTTACGTTATTctgaacttttttaaaatttcttctttcattgtttatcaactTATTTCGTATAAATGCCgtgataataaaattaaataccatattcagtatctaaaagatcaattccttgattttattaatgtttttattttccatctgataatttgataagacctACATAGAACTAGTCATATTTCTTGGTTAAAGAACTATATTGAATCTTATATGGTGTCccgttttatttcttttaattcaaattaccttctattgaaacactggaacattTTATtagagtttaggggcaatagacagcgataagtaccagtcaatcaatgatcgaactaactttttaataaCTAAATGGCTCCCAATATGGCGCcacccagggctggaagaatttttttttggcttagtacccctgattcaactttcatttttcactgattttcttatatatacgtgttaccattaatcctcgcttcgcgaggcgggctttgcccgcctctcgctgcacTCGGTATAATGTGGTTAAATTTCATCTCAGAAACAAGTACCAGCGggtcaaacatttttttgatacctctatttatataatagtgttgtgttgtactatgcctaaatagtagtcagggtttgatacatagtgcacgagccggaggcgagtgctctatgtatcaaaccctgactactatttaggcatagtaaaTGCACAAcgcaacactattgttattattatgccgactgttgaatatactgacgtgctttgctatgTTTGAGTGTTGACTagtccctaaaaataatcaccggaaaagcaagtgtttgttgtttttttttcaaattaatcagTTGATTTGATTGtgtatttaatcaacaagttgttgtacaataaaaagtcaacaaaggtaaacctttgttgactttttattgtacaacaacttgttctTTTAAAGATATGAGAGATGTTTGACCTTACTGAGAAAACTTGAAATGTAaattagcagacgaaatctcatttaatttttttcttgtacattctttatcaagcgtcatttaaaaaagcgtttttgtgattctcatgtagaatttctttaaaaaatgttcaatcaatttgttcagaAGTTTATCAGAaactttactttaaaattaccaTCAATATTGTCATAATCATGACATCAAATACGGAAATGCGACaattttttgtagaaaaatcagaaacataaaataaaatagcacGAAATATAGCGAGaacacatataattttttttacacaaataatttgtaaattacGTTTTCTTTACACATAGAAACCATCGATAAATTCGTCTAAATTGTTTATAAGCTATTTTTCTAAATAACTCCATCtcgaatataaagagaaatatgctcattttcctatatatttcattagaaaagcaTCAAAACAGCACCACAAACAACACTAAGTTTAGAGCGGTATTGCATACAACTAGCGTAggcaaatttgataaaacaatttatataatgAACTGTGTATCCTAAATaacgattttaaaaattttcagggCATGTTTTCTCATGAGATTTTTTATGGGGTAAACCCGCGACCTACCTTAAACCACATAGTGCCTGTAAGTAAAGGATGGGCAGTGACCTTGTAGGTCGAAGCAAAGTCCTCAAAAATACTTTTCATCCTAATGTCCTTTATAAAGTGGGGGCATTTGAGATTGCCACCTTCTCAACAATGTCTTGATTTAATTGTACTTGATCTGTTCTTTTTCATTAGAAAAGAATAAACTCAAATgagcaaaatttgatttttgctGGGATAAGGTTAGATAAAATAGAGATACCACATAGTTTATTGAGAACCAAATTGGAGTAAAACCACCAAATATTAGGCTTATTTTGTCTACCTGGAAATATTGTATACACTTGTAAGAGTATGCTTGTATTTTATGCACTTAAATCAGTGTTTTATCTTTCACCGTAGTGCGAGAAAATGCCAAAGAGCTGAACAAACAGTATGACAAGTCCGAGAATGACCTGAAGGCTCTTCAAAGTGTAGGTCAGATAGTGGGCGAGGTTCTAAAGCAGTTAACAGAGGAGAAGTTCATTGTTAAAGCCACAAATGGGCCGAGGTATGTTGTGGGCTGTAGAAGGCAGTTGGACAAGAGCAAACTGAAGCCGGGGACACGAGTGGCCTTGGACATGACCACACTCACAGTAATGAGGTATTTACCTCGAGAGGTAGATCCACTGGTGTATAACATGTCAGTGGAGGATCCAGGGGAAATCAGTTACAACCAGATTGGTGGACTTGGGGAGCAAATTAGAGAACTTAGAGAGGTGTGTCAAATGGAAATGAATTTAAAGATTGAAAATATATCTGAGTAAATTAACAAATGtataatattgattttcaaaacagTCTATTGTGAAGATATATTAACCTCACAAGatgatttaattattgttaagaCATTTTTGTGGGTAACATGATCTTATAGATATAGTTTGATTTTACAGGTAATAGAGCTTCCTTTAATAAACCCAGAGCTGTTTCAAAGGGTGGGGATTACTCCTCCTAAGGGCTGTTTGCTGTACGGACCCCCAGGGACAGGGAAGACACTGCTAGCCAGAGCTGTGGCCAGTCAGCTGGATGCCAACTTCCTTAAGGTAAAATAAAGTAGCGACTGCATGTATAGAAACAGAAAAAGGGCTACATATGTTGACCTGATACAGGCAGGTAATAAATGATTATGCAGTGAAACACGCTAAGTAACTTTCATTAAAGATATTATAGTTATacccaatgatgtttaaaaaggaaattttttaatatttcaggtTGTGTCAAGTGCAATTGTTGATAAATATATTGGAGAGAGTGCCAGATTGATCAGAGAAATGTTTGCATTTGCCAGAGACCATGAACCATGCATCATATTTATGGACGAGATTGATGCTATAGGTAAGTATTGcataaatttgaaatgtttctGATGCTAGAGAGATGATAAACAGGGcaagttaatacatgtatatgtatgttacAGGTGGAAGAAGATTCTCTGAAGGAACTTCAGCAGACAGAGAAATACAGAGAACATTGATGGAGGTCAGTGTTACTTCTTTACTGAGAAAAAGAGGCATGAATGACTTATGCTTTTAAAAACTCTTCTTTTGTTGTGATTTAATTAGTTGCTGAACCAGATGGATGGCTTTGATGCTTTGGGTCAGGTGAAGATGATCATGGCAACAAACAGACCAGACACTCTAGATCCAGCTCTGCTCAGACCTGGGCGTTTGGACAGAAAAATAGGTAGATATTCTCTCCCATTGGAACCAAGTACATAAAATCAAGTTTTATTCATGCTGATCAAAGTTGGAGatcatattaaaattattataaaattttaatattataggAAAAAGAGAAAATTCCTTAAAGGCAATTGTttcaaaagtaataaacatgtacttttatttttgTAGAAATCTCTTTACCAAATGAACAGTCaaggcttgaaattttgaaaatccatGCACAGCCAATTGCAAAGCATGGAGAAATAGGTATGACATTACAGTATTAGAATAAAATTGTCAGTATTgtaaatataccggtaaaagggattttaaaatacataatttaatgaaaattgttaTGGCAACAATcttggtaaaaaaatatttttatattataaatgtactAGTATACAATCCTACAGTTAGGTATTTCTAATAGTCagctaaaatttgagtgtcagtggttgagttataagcaagatacagagttcactGTAAACTAGGCtggtgccatgtttttgttggtCATTAAAAATGCCTAAATACTAACGCATTGTAAAAatagacaaataaaatttgaccaaaaatgATGACCATGCTCCTGTAAGTGACAAAAGCTTCTTAAGGTGACTCACTacactgtgaaatattttctcaaatcagcagaaaattacttgattatgatagatatcatagtggataagaagtatttaagtctaaca containing:
- the LOC105343011 gene encoding 26S proteasome regulatory subunit 10B, with product MAAPVTDSVREKALADYRKKLLEHKELEARLKEMRENAKELNKQYDKSENDLKALQSVGQIVGEVLKQLTEEKFIVKATNGPRYVVGCRRQLDKSKLKPGTRVALDMTTLTVMRYLPREVDPLVYNMSVEDPGEISYNQIGGLGEQIRELREVIELPLINPELFQRVGITPPKGCLLYGPPGTGKTLLARAVASQLDANFLKVVSSAIVDKYIGESARLIREMFAFARDHEPCIIFMDEIDAIGGRRFSEGTSADREIQRTLMELLNQMDGFDALGQVKMIMATNRPDTLDPALLRPGRLDRKIEISLPNEQSRLEILKIHAQPIAKHGEIDWEAVVKLSDDFNGADLRNVCTEAGMFAIRAERDYVIEEDFMKAVRKVADNKKLETKLDYKPV